A window of Homalodisca vitripennis isolate AUS2020 unplaced genomic scaffold, UT_GWSS_2.1 ScUCBcl_61;HRSCAF=875, whole genome shotgun sequence genomic DNA:
ttgcccgctgcgcagcgcttcgcgctgcttgctcttttagaaaaaaaatttactcgagcttgcaaactccaagcccagacCAAGCGGTCCGCGTTTATCACTACCGATAAATCATATTCTGTATTCCTATTGGTCGATTCTTGGCGATTTCTTCATtgcgcatgtgcgtggagatagaatatatacggtgaactgttaacacacgcttatataggtaggaggtggccaAACTCGTGATTCGTCGGTTAAAAGTGACCAACCAGAGTTTGAGAAGATTTCCCGCGTTTCAATTGACAATGAATTTTGACCGTTTTAATCGGACGATCCTTGTTCGAAAtgaaacttatttacttaattcACGTCGAGTATTGATAATGAGttgaagaattatttgaaaatacagaCTAATACCGATATATTCAGTACACATTCCggccaattattttaataattttggaacGTAGTGATTAACCAATGAAATcgtttagagtaaataaaataaacgtgttgACAATCGTACTACAGACGAAATCGAGTATATTCATAACCGAGTATGTGTTCTAAATCCGATCTATACATTATGTTTATAGTTTCGTATTATCATAATATGTGTTAATCAATGTTTGGTGATTTACAGCTAGTACTGCTATTGTGACCTCTATGGATATCGCCCGGTATTAGCAATAGAAAAGAGCTTCATTTTGAATAGTTACTCCGATTACTCTATACTGCCTCTTGTAATTTTCTATTCAAATagagacaataaattattttaacattatcaagTGACGTAACTGCCACATGTACAAGTATCGTATCTCAAGCCAATCCACATTGTTTTATTCagtgtaaacacttttaatattaattttattttaatcctttttttttataatactatttagaTTCAATCTGAAACATAGTTGGAAAAGTATGTTCATtcagtacatacaaatatttccgtattgtttgaaatttaaagtaattgaaacgAAATTGCAACgtgaataatttaaatcgtaataaGAATAAACGTATAAGAGAAAAACACACTGTTTTCCCGAATTAATGtagtggttttaaataataattacaataaacgaTGTTCAATAGGATTCACGCCCAGCGTATATACATCGTACCGAGCACTGGTTGaaactgaatacaattataaCTTTCGCACTGTACATAGATGTTACGCTTCAACAGTATTTAACAACGAATATCTTCAATATTGACGCGTTTTTTTTTCTCACTTATTTACCGAAATActagaaatacttatatatatcaacaaattctacaatttttatgaaattggctGAGTTAATTAGCTATTATTATTAGTCTACTATATTCTTATTGTTTAGTTCAACGGTCGAGCATATACCTTCGGTCGTGATGCCATCAAGTAAAACTGAAGTTTATTTACCTAAATCATCACTAGTTTTTGTTTACGCTTTTTTTTACGACgaatattgtttagttatatCACTTGTATATCGATGTAAGTAAATAGATTAGTGCACTAATAAATTCTCTGACGGCATTCAATCAAGCTCGATCGTTACAGtcgttgataatattttaatcttgataatgaaaataatatttaatttcactcctatctagaaaaaaaaaaattctttatagaCAATAATCGTAACTCACGCGTTTATCATTACGGCATGTTGTGATATCTTGCACAGCTAAGCGTTATAAAAACTAGGCGTATCGCAACACTCACTGCGTGTAAAttggacataatttttttttttttttttttacttaaacactaTATTCCCACTCggatttatagattaaaacaatCCTTTAGTACGTATTAGCCGTACAGACTTGACGGGCCCATTTCTCTGACCGGTATGTAGAGTACACACAGTCACGGTACTTGTGTCAACAGGGCCTCACTTTATCGCGTTTCACCGTCGTGTCGGTTAGATCCTGTGCTCCGCTCCTCATTGTAGCCCTCCGGACACGTTCAGTGTACAATATAAACGAGTGAAATCCGATATTAGACCgcgtttatagtttttatagacagttttttgGCTGTGTAACGCGTACAGACGGGGTTCGACCTCCACTAAATACTGTCTGGTGAcgttaaaattcgttttaaaacgGCGTTCTACTCGCTTATCGTTGGTAAGACGTCTCGGCCATCGGAAAAAAAAACGGATTTTTACGTTTAATCAGGACCTTACGTACTGTTTACGAGAGGTTTTAGTGTCGAGAAACGACTAAAATCCGGCAGACTGGCGTGGCGATGGGACGGCACCGCTCGGCGacctctgtacggtacgtacTCAGGCCGCGAGCCGAGTCGCGGCTGGCGGCGGAGCCATCTGATATTCCCGACATACAGAATGGCAGACTCCGCTACAACGGCACCGGCACCAGCCGCTCCCACACCGAAGAAGGCGAAGGCCGCGGCCGCCAGCAAGAAGCCCCGCGTCAAGCCGGCTCACCCACCGACGTCGGACATGGTGAACGCGGCCATCAAGAGCCTGAAAGAGCGCGGCGGTTCGTCGCTGCAGGCCATCAAAAAGTACATCGCGGCCAACTACAAGGTTGACGCCGAGAAGCTGGCCCCTTTCATCAGGAAGTACCTCAAGTCGGCCGTAGCGTCCGGCGCTCTCACCCAGCCGAAAGGCAAGGGCGCCACCGGCTCGTTCAAACTGTCGGTGAAATCCTCCGGAGAAGGAGCCAAGTCCGCCGGCAGCGAGACGGTCAAGAAGGCCGCCAAGAAAGCACCGGCCAAGCCGAAAGCCGGCGATAAGAAGCCGAAGGCGGCCAAAAAACCAGCCGCAGCCAAGAAACCGGCCGCCGCCGCCGCGACCAAGAAGGCCGCCAAGCCCAAGACTCCCAGCAAGGCAAAGAAGGTCGCCAAACCGCCGACCAAAAAGCCCAAGTCGCCCAAACCGAAGAAAGTGGCCGTGAAGAAAGCCAAAACGCCCAAGAAGACCGCCGCCAAGAAGAAGTAAACCGGCCGGCCAGTCGCTCTCCTCCCTCGACTGTGGGAAATccaaacggcctttctaaaggccacccaAAATGTCATTCGTTTTAACGTGTTTTATTAGCGACCcctgtttttgatattattataacaaatacattacgaaacagcttgttttgttttgttttgtttttttttttaagtattataaaagtgATATTGTTTGCCGTCTTGTATTTGacgaaatttatttaatgtttgactcataattacaaatactcacatgcacatattataatcaatattaacgggtttttttataactaattacgattggtttttgtatttataaatgaacacTATATGTTATACGATTTTACGTTAATGTTATGTTTAGAAAGATATTTATGTACATTCAATATTACCTAAGTCTCTTCTATTGATAAACCTTTCATAAGATATAAATCCCAACGTTAATAAATAACCTACcgttcgtttatatatatatatatacacacacacacacacacacacacacacacacacacacacacacacacacactaatttCTTAGTTCTTTTCATTGGGTcatatacagatatatttatgttaaatcataataccatattgtagtgtgatgtcaatattttattttgagcaaaCTTGCAAactaatatgtccccgcattcacaaagatcgtaattaaatatcagtgataaacgcgcgccgcttgatctgggcttggagtttgcaagctcgagtaaattttttttctaaaagagcaagcagcgcgaagcgctgcgcagcgggcaagcatcgcgtgatctgacccattctgaaaattttgttaaattcagaatagtaggctatattgttttaaacgtgtttcattactaatttgtgtgtgtgtgttttttttttcgtacggaaattaataaactcgtaaacttaatctaataaacgtaatctaacttatataaattaaaatagataatgcTGGGACACACTGGAAAATacccattttaaacttaaaatacactgaCTTGGATCACATTAGAGGTATAAATCAAGCAATCGCAATCAGGTTCGCTAGACGGAGCAGATTTACACTTGTTAACAGACAACTctgtaattatgtaatttcaatataaaacaagtcgaGAGTTGCTTGTTTTAGCCGCCGACATAATAACAGAATTCCAATGTTTACACAACtaaaagcggtaaaataagcgaaaattaGAAGTTATGTTTAATCAGAGTTCAACGCGGTTCTTGGTTAATTAGaagtcatgtgtataaaacatgaccgaaactatggttttcgatcgaattgcaattgacgtatttttattgtaaactaaatgtttgtttgaaaaataaaaataaaataaataaataaacagaaaattataaaattttacagtgaaatcggactatgtttaaaaagaaaaaaaaaggaattgaaaaattcctggaataaaatatttatgacaagcacaaagtcataaattgggtattttcgatagaaaatatagtcgagagcgacttgaaacaaccaggtttacatcggttttacaactataagcggtaaaataagcgaaaacgaacgagttattggtggcctttagaaaggccgtttgtcGTAGCCACCGGCAGCGGGGCAGGCAGCGCACGCTTGTGTGTCACTTAGGCTCGTTCTCCGCGGATGCGGCGCGCCAGCTGGATGTCCTTGGGCATGATGGTGACTCGCTTGGCGTGGATGGCGCACAAGTTGGTGTCTTCGAAGAGTCCGACCAGGTAAGCCTCGCTGGCCTCCTGCAGTGCCATGACGGCGGAGCTCTGGAAACGCAGGTCGGTCTTAAAGTCCTGGGCGATCTCGCGGACGAGACGCTGGAACGGCAACTTGCGGATCAGCAGTTCGGTGCTCTTCTGGTAACGCCTGATCTCACGCAGGGCGACGGTGCCGGGCCTGTAACGGTGAGGCTTCTTCACGCCTCCTGTGGCCGGCGCGCTCTTACGGGCTGCCTTGGTGGCCAACTGCTTCCTGGGCGCCTTGCCTCCGGTGGACTTACGAGCGGTCTGCTTGGTACGTGCCCATATCGTCAGCTGGTCTAGCCGAAATGAGTGATTGAAAATTGGCGATGGCGACGGGATGACGGGGAGTCCTATGTTCCCTCAGAAGGGGCAGCTTCTGTGCTGAGTGTGGCACAATGGCTGCTGGTCAGACATCGG
This region includes:
- the LOC124370287 gene encoding histone H1-like, translating into MADSATTAPAPAAPTPKKAKAAAASKKPRVKPAHPPTSDMVNAAIKSLKERGGSSLQAIKKYIAANYKVDAEKLAPFIRKYLKSAVASGALTQPKGKGATGSFKLSVKSSGEGAKSAGSETVKKAAKKAPAKPKAGDKKPKAAKKPAAAKKPAAAAATKKAAKPKTPSKAKKVAKPPTKKPKSPKPKKVAVKKAKTPKKTAAKKK